One genomic segment of Hevea brasiliensis isolate MT/VB/25A 57/8 chromosome 3, ASM3005281v1, whole genome shotgun sequence includes these proteins:
- the LOC110652458 gene encoding uncharacterized protein LOC110652458 isoform X3, translating into MYREGPHGTPLHTLLVEGYVDGPIDTCLCISWESALYKKWWPQISFPPFKITVCKCLQKVRIGEQICLVRVKVTWPLSAREAVVHYFLFEYLKDGLVVVLSNTISDLESIDKTTHGFSRDGIPEVKDVVRIDVVGGFAIQKVTSERSYFRTIANVDLKLDFVPPSLINFISRQLIGGGFKLYQKAVASVSSYDEDYSKALEDPMYARIRKSLYSTDEANETMEGKELKNDACLPLQEHSLKDVQKNLEEMEQKVQGGESASESMPENAQVTDKKVFCEIEENESDEIIQLKDEIDDTEQKVQSNDSVIEILQNTNLTTGMKTFGEIEEEESDVSVELKNYGKSIGQPLTDKVVQESLVNCKTNIHVSPEVEQALETLEQAISLVREHGFKSLGRFSSGLISEGTPNLQKGAEKDSTFVEDGESSDSEVSVEVSEEVTTVERTSHESRNRSSNCDVSRRVGSNSHAREVNHNKIAPASPEQYLPIPIESNQVLRSSKDGITDLSIVDRTLRNEKQMDIEVNGIHENGLQVEKKLSWRNNRRLCCFSLSHR; encoded by the exons ATGTATCGCGAAGGACCCCATGGTACTCCCCTTCATACCTTACTTGTTGAAGGCTATGTAGATGGGCCAATTGATACTT GTTTATGTATTTCTTGGGAGTCAGCCCTCTACAAGAAATG GTGGCCACAGATTAGTTTCCCGCCTTTTAAAATTACAGTATGCAAATGTTTGCAAAAAGTCCGGATTGGTGAACAAATATGTTTAGTGAG GGTGAAGGTAACATGGCCACTCTCAGCTAGGGAGGCAGTCGTGCactattttttatttgaataccTCAAAGATGGTCTGGTGGTTGTTCTTTCAAACAcg ATATCGGATTTGGAGAGCATTGACAAAACTACCCATGGATTTTCCAGGGATGGGATACCTGAAGTGAAGGATGTGGTAAGGATTGATGTTGTTGGAGGTTTTGCCATACAAAAAGTGACCTCAGAAAGAAGTTACTTTCG GACTATAGCAAACGTGGATTTGAAGCTGGACTTTGTCCCTCCATCCCTTATAAACTTTATCTCAAGGCAGCTTATTGGTGGTGGTTTCAAGCTCTATCAAAAG GCAGTGGCTTCTGTGTCCAGCTATGATGAAGATTATAGTAAAGCTTTGGAGGATCCAATGTATGCTCGAATACGCAAGTCTCTTTATTCCACTGATGAGGCAAATGAAACTATGGAAGGGAAAGAACTCAAGAATGATGCATGCCTTCCATTGCAAGAGCATTCTCTGAAAGATGTGCAGAAAAACTTGGAGGAAATGGAACAGAAGGTTCAGGGAGGTGAAAGTGCAAGTGAATCCATGCCAGAGAATGCACAAGTTACAGACAAGAAAGTTTTTTGTGAGATTGAAGAAAATGAGAGTGATGAAATCATACAATTGAAAGATGAAATTGACGACACAGAACAGAAAGTTCAAAGCAATGACAGTGTGATTGAAATTTTGCAAAATACTAATCTGACTACAGGCATGAAAACATTTGGCGAAATTGAGGAAGAAGAGAGTGATGTTAGTGtagaattaaagaactatggCAAAAGTATAGGTCAACCCTTAACTGATAAAGTTGTACAGGAGAGTCTTGTGAACTGCAAAACAAATATTCATGTTAGTCCTGAGGTAGAACAAGCTTTAGAAACTCTAGAGCAGGCCATTTCTTTGGTCCGGGAACATGGATTTAAGAGTCTAGGCAGGTTTTCCTCTGGCTTAATCAGTGAAGGTACTCCAAATCTACAAAAGGGTGCAGAAAAGGATTCAACTTTTGTAGAAGATGGAGAATCTTCAGACTCAGAGGTCTCTGTTGAAGTATCCGAAGAAGTTACAACTGTGGAGAGGACTTCACATGAATCCAGGAATAGGTCCAGCAATTGTGATGTCAG CAGGCGTGTGGGATCAAATTCTCATGCAAGGGAAGTGAACCATAACAAGATAGCACCAGCATCACCAGAACAGTATCTTCCAATTCCCATTGAAAGTAACCAGGTGTTGCGTTCATCCAAAGATGGCATCACAGACCTATCAATTGTGGATCGAACATTGCGAAACGAAAAGCAAATGGATATTGAGGTAAATGGAATCCATGAAAATGGTTTGCAGGTAGAGAAGAAATTGAGCTGGCGGAATAACCGTAGGTTGTGTTGCTTCAGTCTGAGCCACCGGTAA
- the LOC110644103 gene encoding dihydroneopterin aldolase 2-like — MMENDKIIGGDTLILGGLKFRGFHGVKAERTLGQKFMIDVDAWMDLRAAGKSNQQSDTLSYAEIYRYLQFTEIQQLLRSTISGRTDRLSKKSPNWVEVISYPIVFRRPERVSRVRIGIGELE, encoded by the exons ATGATGGAAAACGATAAGATAATTGGGGGAGACACACTCATATTAGGAGGGTTGAAGTTCCGTGGCTTCCATGGGGTGAAAGCAGAAAGGACATTGGGTCAGAAGTTCATGATAGATGTAGATGCCTGGATGGATCTCAGGGCAGCTGGTAAATCTAACCAGCAGTCAGATACTCTTAGCTACGCTGAAATTTATCG gtaccttcaattcactgAAATTCAACAGTTGCTCAGGTCTACAATTTCGGGCCGGACAGATAGGCTATCGAAAAAATCTCCGAATTGGGTCGAGGTTATAAGCTACCCCATCGTTTTCAGACGTCCTGAACGCGTTTCCagggtcagaattggcatag gtgagctggaatag
- the LOC110652458 gene encoding uncharacterized protein LOC110652458 isoform X1, which produces MGKNGKISEYRERLDRTLASHELTNNVALKTLVRNQLLQSSPNENEGCAENVIEKRTTEVSNFLDMLRSASVSEHEASKTSQTSHGEWKLKDDKEEYRVMYREGPHGTPLHTLLVEGYVDGPIDTCLCISWESALYKKWWPQISFPPFKITVCKCLQKVRIGEQICLVRVKVTWPLSAREAVVHYFLFEYLKDGLVVVLSNTISDLESIDKTTHGFSRDGIPEVKDVVRIDVVGGFAIQKVTSERSYFRTIANVDLKLDFVPPSLINFISRQLIGGGFKLYQKAVASVSSYDEDYSKALEDPMYARIRKSLYSTDEANETMEGKELKNDACLPLQEHSLKDVQKNLEEMEQKVQGGESASESMPENAQVTDKKVFCEIEENESDEIIQLKDEIDDTEQKVQSNDSVIEILQNTNLTTGMKTFGEIEEEESDVSVELKNYGKSIGQPLTDKVVQESLVNCKTNIHVSPEVEQALETLEQAISLVREHGFKSLGRFSSGLISEGTPNLQKGAEKDSTFVEDGESSDSEVSVEVSEEVTTVERTSHESRNRSSNCDVSRRVGSNSHAREVNHNKIAPASPEQYLPIPIESNQVLRSSKDGITDLSIVDRTLRNEKQMDIEVNGIHENGLQVEKKLSWRNNRRLCCFSLSHR; this is translated from the exons ATGGGGAAGAATGGGAAGATCTCAGAATACAGAGAAAGGCTGGACAGGACACTGGCATCCCATGAACTGACAAATAATGTTGCACTTAAAACCCTTGTGAGGAATCAGCTCCTCCAGTCTTCACCTAATGAGAATGAAG GATGTGCTGAGAATGTAATAGAAAAAAGGACTACTGAAGTATCCAATTTTCTTGACATGTTGAGGAGTGCTTCTGTTAGTGAGCATGAGGCATCAAAAACATCTCAGACATCACATGGTGAATGGAAA TTAAAGGATGATAAGGAAGAGTACCGTGTGATGTATCGCGAAGGACCCCATGGTACTCCCCTTCATACCTTACTTGTTGAAGGCTATGTAGATGGGCCAATTGATACTT GTTTATGTATTTCTTGGGAGTCAGCCCTCTACAAGAAATG GTGGCCACAGATTAGTTTCCCGCCTTTTAAAATTACAGTATGCAAATGTTTGCAAAAAGTCCGGATTGGTGAACAAATATGTTTAGTGAG GGTGAAGGTAACATGGCCACTCTCAGCTAGGGAGGCAGTCGTGCactattttttatttgaataccTCAAAGATGGTCTGGTGGTTGTTCTTTCAAACAcg ATATCGGATTTGGAGAGCATTGACAAAACTACCCATGGATTTTCCAGGGATGGGATACCTGAAGTGAAGGATGTGGTAAGGATTGATGTTGTTGGAGGTTTTGCCATACAAAAAGTGACCTCAGAAAGAAGTTACTTTCG GACTATAGCAAACGTGGATTTGAAGCTGGACTTTGTCCCTCCATCCCTTATAAACTTTATCTCAAGGCAGCTTATTGGTGGTGGTTTCAAGCTCTATCAAAAG GCAGTGGCTTCTGTGTCCAGCTATGATGAAGATTATAGTAAAGCTTTGGAGGATCCAATGTATGCTCGAATACGCAAGTCTCTTTATTCCACTGATGAGGCAAATGAAACTATGGAAGGGAAAGAACTCAAGAATGATGCATGCCTTCCATTGCAAGAGCATTCTCTGAAAGATGTGCAGAAAAACTTGGAGGAAATGGAACAGAAGGTTCAGGGAGGTGAAAGTGCAAGTGAATCCATGCCAGAGAATGCACAAGTTACAGACAAGAAAGTTTTTTGTGAGATTGAAGAAAATGAGAGTGATGAAATCATACAATTGAAAGATGAAATTGACGACACAGAACAGAAAGTTCAAAGCAATGACAGTGTGATTGAAATTTTGCAAAATACTAATCTGACTACAGGCATGAAAACATTTGGCGAAATTGAGGAAGAAGAGAGTGATGTTAGTGtagaattaaagaactatggCAAAAGTATAGGTCAACCCTTAACTGATAAAGTTGTACAGGAGAGTCTTGTGAACTGCAAAACAAATATTCATGTTAGTCCTGAGGTAGAACAAGCTTTAGAAACTCTAGAGCAGGCCATTTCTTTGGTCCGGGAACATGGATTTAAGAGTCTAGGCAGGTTTTCCTCTGGCTTAATCAGTGAAGGTACTCCAAATCTACAAAAGGGTGCAGAAAAGGATTCAACTTTTGTAGAAGATGGAGAATCTTCAGACTCAGAGGTCTCTGTTGAAGTATCCGAAGAAGTTACAACTGTGGAGAGGACTTCACATGAATCCAGGAATAGGTCCAGCAATTGTGATGTCAG CAGGCGTGTGGGATCAAATTCTCATGCAAGGGAAGTGAACCATAACAAGATAGCACCAGCATCACCAGAACAGTATCTTCCAATTCCCATTGAAAGTAACCAGGTGTTGCGTTCATCCAAAGATGGCATCACAGACCTATCAATTGTGGATCGAACATTGCGAAACGAAAAGCAAATGGATATTGAGGTAAATGGAATCCATGAAAATGGTTTGCAGGTAGAGAAGAAATTGAGCTGGCGGAATAACCGTAGGTTGTGTTGCTTCAGTCTGAGCCACCGGTAA
- the LOC110652458 gene encoding uncharacterized protein LOC110652458 isoform X2: protein MGKNGKISEYRERLDRTLASHELTNNVALKTLVRNQLLQSSPNENEGCAENVIEKRTTEVSNFLDMLRSASVSEHEASKTSQTSHGEWKLKDDKEEYRVMYREGPHGTPLHTLLVEGYVDGPIDTCLCISWESALYKKWWPQISFPPFKITVCKCLQKVRIGEQICLVRVKVTWPLSAREAVVHYFLFEYLKDGLVVVLSNTISDLESIDKTTHGFSRDGIPEVKDVVRIDVVGGFAIQKVTSERSYFRTIANVDLKLDFVPPSLINFISRQLIGGGFKLYQKAVASVSSYDEDYSKALEDPMYARIRKSLYSTDEANETMEGKELKNDACLPLQEHSLKDVQKNLEEMEQKVQGGESASESMPENAQVTDKKVFCEIEENESDEIIQLKDEIDDTEQKVQSNDSVIEILQNTNLTTGMKTFGEIEEEESDVSVELKNYGKSIGQPLTDKVVQESLVNCKTNIHVSPEVEQALETLEQAISLVREHGFKSLGRFSSGLISEGTPNLQKGAEKDSTFVEDGESSDSEVSVEVSEEVTTVERTSHESRNRSSNCDVRRVGSNSHAREVNHNKIAPASPEQYLPIPIESNQVLRSSKDGITDLSIVDRTLRNEKQMDIEVNGIHENGLQVEKKLSWRNNRRLCCFSLSHR, encoded by the exons ATGGGGAAGAATGGGAAGATCTCAGAATACAGAGAAAGGCTGGACAGGACACTGGCATCCCATGAACTGACAAATAATGTTGCACTTAAAACCCTTGTGAGGAATCAGCTCCTCCAGTCTTCACCTAATGAGAATGAAG GATGTGCTGAGAATGTAATAGAAAAAAGGACTACTGAAGTATCCAATTTTCTTGACATGTTGAGGAGTGCTTCTGTTAGTGAGCATGAGGCATCAAAAACATCTCAGACATCACATGGTGAATGGAAA TTAAAGGATGATAAGGAAGAGTACCGTGTGATGTATCGCGAAGGACCCCATGGTACTCCCCTTCATACCTTACTTGTTGAAGGCTATGTAGATGGGCCAATTGATACTT GTTTATGTATTTCTTGGGAGTCAGCCCTCTACAAGAAATG GTGGCCACAGATTAGTTTCCCGCCTTTTAAAATTACAGTATGCAAATGTTTGCAAAAAGTCCGGATTGGTGAACAAATATGTTTAGTGAG GGTGAAGGTAACATGGCCACTCTCAGCTAGGGAGGCAGTCGTGCactattttttatttgaataccTCAAAGATGGTCTGGTGGTTGTTCTTTCAAACAcg ATATCGGATTTGGAGAGCATTGACAAAACTACCCATGGATTTTCCAGGGATGGGATACCTGAAGTGAAGGATGTGGTAAGGATTGATGTTGTTGGAGGTTTTGCCATACAAAAAGTGACCTCAGAAAGAAGTTACTTTCG GACTATAGCAAACGTGGATTTGAAGCTGGACTTTGTCCCTCCATCCCTTATAAACTTTATCTCAAGGCAGCTTATTGGTGGTGGTTTCAAGCTCTATCAAAAG GCAGTGGCTTCTGTGTCCAGCTATGATGAAGATTATAGTAAAGCTTTGGAGGATCCAATGTATGCTCGAATACGCAAGTCTCTTTATTCCACTGATGAGGCAAATGAAACTATGGAAGGGAAAGAACTCAAGAATGATGCATGCCTTCCATTGCAAGAGCATTCTCTGAAAGATGTGCAGAAAAACTTGGAGGAAATGGAACAGAAGGTTCAGGGAGGTGAAAGTGCAAGTGAATCCATGCCAGAGAATGCACAAGTTACAGACAAGAAAGTTTTTTGTGAGATTGAAGAAAATGAGAGTGATGAAATCATACAATTGAAAGATGAAATTGACGACACAGAACAGAAAGTTCAAAGCAATGACAGTGTGATTGAAATTTTGCAAAATACTAATCTGACTACAGGCATGAAAACATTTGGCGAAATTGAGGAAGAAGAGAGTGATGTTAGTGtagaattaaagaactatggCAAAAGTATAGGTCAACCCTTAACTGATAAAGTTGTACAGGAGAGTCTTGTGAACTGCAAAACAAATATTCATGTTAGTCCTGAGGTAGAACAAGCTTTAGAAACTCTAGAGCAGGCCATTTCTTTGGTCCGGGAACATGGATTTAAGAGTCTAGGCAGGTTTTCCTCTGGCTTAATCAGTGAAGGTACTCCAAATCTACAAAAGGGTGCAGAAAAGGATTCAACTTTTGTAGAAGATGGAGAATCTTCAGACTCAGAGGTCTCTGTTGAAGTATCCGAAGAAGTTACAACTGTGGAGAGGACTTCACATGAATCCAGGAATAGGTCCAGCAATTGTGATGTCAG GCGTGTGGGATCAAATTCTCATGCAAGGGAAGTGAACCATAACAAGATAGCACCAGCATCACCAGAACAGTATCTTCCAATTCCCATTGAAAGTAACCAGGTGTTGCGTTCATCCAAAGATGGCATCACAGACCTATCAATTGTGGATCGAACATTGCGAAACGAAAAGCAAATGGATATTGAGGTAAATGGAATCCATGAAAATGGTTTGCAGGTAGAGAAGAAATTGAGCTGGCGGAATAACCGTAGGTTGTGTTGCTTCAGTCTGAGCCACCGGTAA